From the genome of Pseudomonas bubulae:
GGAAATTTCATCAAGCACCTGAGGCAGCGGCTGATCTTCAACCACCAGTTGATGGCGCTCCCAAGCCCGATCGATGCTGGCCGGGGAGATGCTGCCAGCCAGTTCGACCGAGCCCTGGCGAATCAGCGCCCGGGAGCCTGCACTCACCTCCAGGGTTTGCTGCTCGTTCGCGCTTTGCGCGGCGACGCGAGACTGCAACATGCTCAATACGGTGGTGTCACCCTGGCGCTTGACTACAAAGCGGGTGCCCAGGGCGCGCATGCTGCCTTGGGCTGTTTCCACGAAAAATGGCCGGGCGCTGTCATGGGCGACGTCGACCAGTACTTCACCTTGCAGTAGTTCAATGCGCCGCGCCTGGCCGTCAAAATGTACATTGAGCGCGCTGGTGCCGCTGAGGGTAATGCTCGAGTTGTCGGCCAGGCGCTGTGTTTTCCAGTCATTGGGGCCGGTGCTGATATCGGCCAGCCATTGCTCGGGATAATGGTTTTGCACCAGCAGGGTGGCCGGCAGGGCCAGGCAGCCGGCAATCAGCAGGGCGCGCAAGGCATGTTTGCGTCGGGTGACTGCCTTGCGCCCGGCAAATGCGGCATTGAGCGCTGCCTTGGCTGGCGTCGACTGCTGGCGCAACGCCTGTAGGCGGTTGATGACATCTTGCATGCGCCGGGCTGCGGCGGCGTGTTGCGGGCTTTGCTGTTTCCAGCGCTCGAATTCCAGGCGCAAGCCCTCGCTGAAGCCTTCTTCGTGCAGGCGAAGGATCCATTCGGCGGCTTGTTCGTCTATTGAATCGGGCTGTTCGGGCATGCGGGCTCAGGTGTTCAGGCTGTGGCTGCAATGCAGCAGGGCCTGGATAAGGTACTTGCGCACGGTGCGGTCAGACAGGCCCAGTTGCCGGGCGATTTGGCACTGGGTCAGGCCGTCCAGGTAATACAGCACAAAGGCCTGGCGGGCTTTGTCCTGCATGCCTTCAAGAATAAAGGCGATCTGCTCCAGGGCTTCCAGGGTGGTAAGAATTTGCTCGGGTGATTGATAGCCTTCGAGTGCCTCGGCGGTCAGCGCAAGTTCTTGCAAGTAGGCGTTTTCTATCTGTTTGCGGCGCACCTGATCGATGATCAGGCGGCGTGCCGTGGTGCTCAAAAAGGCCCGGGGCTCGCGCAGGGTGGCTACCGACTCGCGGGCATTGAGAATTCGGGCGAAGGTGTCCTGGGCCAGATCGGCGGCATTTTGCGCGCAACCGAGCTTTCTGCGTAGCCAGCCAAACAGCCAGCCGTGATGCTCGCAGTACAGTTCGGTAATAGCGCTCTGGTAGGACGGTTCACCCGAAGACATAGGACGCTGCCTAAATGTTATTGAGAATAATTACCAATTCTCAACGAAAGTCCGGGGTAAACGCAAGGCGGGCGATGAAATGTAACGGTCACTTGCAACTGTGGGAGCGGGCTTGCTCGCGATGGGATCGCCTCGGTGTGGCAGGTACACCGCGTTGTATCCATCGCGAGCAAGCCCGCTCCCACAGAGTGTGGAGGCGGGTGTTTTAGTTCTTCGCGATCAAATTGCCGGCATGCAGCCCGCATTCTTTTTGCGTGGCTTCTTCCCACCACCAGCGGCCTTCGCGCTCGTGCTGGTTGGGCAGTACCGGACGGGTGCAGGGCTCGCAGCCGATGCTGATAAAGCCGCGTTCATGCAGGCTGTTGTAAGGCAGCTCCAGCATGCGGATATAGCCCCAGACTTCCTCGCTGGTCATTTGTGCCAACGGGTTGAACTTGTACAGCGTGCGCTCGGGTGTGGAGAACGCGCCGTCAATTTCCAGGGCGGCAACCTGGCTGCGGGTGCCGGGGCTCTGGTCGCGGCGCTGGCCGGTGGCCCAGGCCTTGACCGTCGACAGCTTGCGTCGCAGCGGCTCGATCTTGCGTATGCCGCAGCATTCGCCATGGCCGTCTTTATAGAAGCTGAACAGGCCTTTCTCTTTGACGAAGGGTTCGAGCTTGCTTTGATCCGGCGAGATCAGCTCGATCTGGATCTTGTAATGTTCACGTACCTGTTCGATAAACCGGTAGGTCTCGGGGTGCAGGCGGCCGGTGTCGAGGCTGAACACCTTGACGTTCTTGTTGAGCTTCCAGGCCATGTCTACCAGCACCACGTCTTCGGCGCCGCTGAAGGAGATCCAGAGTTCGTCGCCAAAATGTTCAAAGGCGAGTTTGAGAATATCTTGCGGGGACTTGCTGGCGTATGTCGCGGCGAGTTCGGCGACGTCAAACGGATGGCTCATCAGGCGGCTTCCTGCAGTGAATGGCGCTGGGCGCTCTCTAGTCTCGTGATCTTATCAAAAAGCGCGGGCTACAGGGTTTGCAGCGTATCGAGCAGTACCTTCACTTTGGTGATGGATTCCTGGTATTCATCCTGCCAGTCGGAGTCGGCCACAATGCCGCCGCCGCCCCAGCAACTGATGCGCCCGTCCTTGACCAGCAGGCTGCGGATGGCGATGGAGCTGTCCATTTCGCCACGCACGTCGAGGTACAGCAGAGAGCCGCAGTAAATGCTGCGTCGGGTGGGTTCCAGCTCGTCGATGATCTGCATGGCGCGGATTTTCGGGGCGCCGGTAATCGAGCCGCCCGGGAAGCTGTCGCCAATCAGGTCCAGGGCGTCTTTGCCATCGGCCAGTTCGCCGATCACGCTGCTCACCAGGTGATGGACGTTGGGATAGCTTTCGAGTGTAAACAACTGCGGCACGCTCACCGAACCGGTGCGGCAGGTGCGCCCCAGGTCGTTGCGCAGCAAATCGACGATCATCAGGTTTTCTGCGCGATCCTTGGGGCTGGCCAGCAGTTCGGCGGCGTTGGCTGCATCTTCGCGGCTGTCTTTGCCCCTTGGGCGGGTGCCTTTGATCGGTCGGGTTTCCACTTGATTCTGACTTATCCGTACAAAGCGCTCAGGAGAGAGGCTCAGGATCGCGTTGTCGCCCGCCAGGCTCATAAAGCCGGAAAAAGGTGTGGGGCAGGCCGCGCGCAATGCGCCATAGGCACTCCAGGCATCGCCCTCGCACTGGCCGCTGAAGCGCTGGGTGTAATTGACCTGATAGCAGTCGCCCGCCTGGATATACCGATGGATCTGTTTCAGAGCCTGCTGGTACTGGCTGGCGCTGATATCCGGTTGCATCGGTTGCTTGAGATTGAATGGCTTGTTGTGCGACGGGGCAGGCTGGCTGAACAACTGGATCAGGCGCTGGCGCTCTGCTGTTTCGAGGTTTGGGTGAAATACAAGCTGGCTGGTGGCTGCATAATGGTCACTGATCAGCGCCCAGGCATACAGGCCCAATTGCGCTTCGGGCAGGTGCAGGTCATCCCGGGCGTTGGCGGGCAGCTGTTCGAGTTGTCGGCCAAAGTCGTAACTCAGGTAACCGATCAGACCGCCAGCAAACGGCAGCTCGTATTCGTCCGGGAGGCTGGCAGCGCCCAGTTGCTTGAGGCCTTCACGCAGGCGTTGCAGAAAGTCTCGTCCCGACTCGTCTGGCTGCAGGGTCAGTTCTGCCTCAGGCCATGCGCTCATCAGGTCAAAGCGACCACGGTCTGCAGTGGGGCGGCCACTGTCGAGCAGCACGGCGCCGGGTGCATTGCGAATGGCCGAAAAATAGTCGGCAGGGTTGGCGAGGTAAGGCAGCGGGTGTACGGAGCAGGTCAACATGCGCAGCAAATCAGCCATCGGAGCGGGGGGCTGATTGTAGTCCTGTGCAGGGTTGCAAATCTATGCGGCTTGTGGGAACTGCGAGAACTGTGGGAGCGGGCTTGCTCGCGATAGAAGTGACGCGGTTTAGCAGGTAAAACGCGTTGATAGCATCGCGAGCAAGCCCGCTCCCAAAGGTGTGAAAACGCTTATTCGGGCGGGTGAATATGGCCGAACAGTTCCTGGGCAAAGCGCACGCGCTCTTCCGGTGTTTCCTTGATGCCTTTGGCGGCCAGTTCTTCGAGGTGGGCCTCGACTGCGTGGGTGCGCAGGGTCAGGCCGCAATCGTTGGCAATCTGGATATTCAGCCCCGGACGGGCGTTGAGTTCCAGAATCAGCGGGCCTTTATCCTGATCGAGAACCATGTCCACGCCGATGTAGCCCAGGCCGCACAACTCGTAGCAACCGGCCGCCAGCTTCATGAAACCGTCCCAGTTGGGCAGTTGCACGCCGTCCACCGCGTTGGTGGTGTCGGGGTGCTTGCTGATGATGTTGTTCAGCCAGGTGCCACGCAGGGTCAGGCCGGTGGCCAGGTCGACGCCAACACCGATGGCGCCCTGGTGCAGGTTGGCCTTGCCGCCCGATTGCCGGGTAGGCAGGCGCAGCATGGCCATTACCGGGTAACCCATCAGCACGATGATGCGGATATCCGGCACGCCTTCGTAGCTGATGCTTTTGAAGATCTGGTCCGGGGTTACCCGGTATTCGATCAATGCCCGGTCCCGGTGACCACCCAGGGAGTACAGGCCGGTGAGGATGCTGGAAATCTGATGTTCGATCTCTTCATGGCTGATGATCTTGCCCGAGACGGTACGGAAGCGGTCTTCGAAGCGGTCCGCGATCACCAGAATGCCGTCACCGCCCGCGCCTTGTGCGGGCTTGATCACGAAGTCGTTGCGGTCACCGATGATGTCATCCAGCTTTTCGATTTCTTTCTCGGTGGAAATCACGCCGTACATCTCAGGTACGTGAATGCCCGCTTTGATTGCACGTTCCTTGGTGATGATCTTGTCATCCACAATCGGATACAGGCTGCGTTTGTTGTACTTGAGTACGTAGTCCGCATTGCGCCGATTAATGCCCATGATGCCCCGGGCTTCCAGGGCCTTCCAGGTCTTCCAGAAGCCGAACATCAGGAGTCAGCCTTCAAGAATGCTTTGAAACGCACCAGTTCGGTCAGGCGGTAGCCACGATAGCGACCCATTGCCAGCATGAAGCCCACCATGATCAGCAGGATCGCCGGGAAGGTGAACACGAAGTACACCAGTTCCGGCACGCTCATGACCAGATACGCCAGGGTGGCTGCGAACAGGGTGCCGATCGCGACCTTCATGGCATGCCCGCCACCGCGCTCTTCCCAGGTGATCGACAGGCGCTCGATGGTCATCGTCAGAATCACCATCGGGAACAAGGCGACTGAAAGCCCGCGCTCCAGACCCAGCTTGTGGCTGAACAGGCTGATGGCCGCGATCAGGATAACGACAAAGGTCAGTACTACAGACAGGCGTGGCAGCATCTGCAGCTTCAAGTGTTCAAGGTAGGAACGTAGCGTCAGCCCAAGTGCGGTGATCACCGTAAAGAGGATGATGCCGAAGCCCAGTTGGGTCTCGCGGAAGGCCAGGGCAATCAGTACCGGGGTGAATGTGCCCAGGGTTTGCAGGCCGATCAGGTTGCGCAGAATCAGGATCACCAGTACCCCGATCGGGATCATGACCATGATCATGAAGGTTTGCTGGGTCTGCAGCGGCAAGCCGTACAGTGAGTATTCGAGGAAGTTGGCGTCGGTGTTTTCGTCGGTCAGCTTGGCCAGGCGAATGGCGTTCATTTCGCTGTTGTTCAGGCTGAAAGTAACGTTGGCTTTTTTGCCGCCATCGACGGTTACCATCGGTTCGTCGCCGATCCACCACAGCAGGCGGTCGGATGGCAGGCCCTGTTCGCCGGTTTCCGGGTTGAAGTACAGCCAGTCGTTGCCGTTAAAGCTGCGCAGCCACAGTTCCGGGGTTTGCGGCTGATCGGCTACCAGGCGGATGGTGTGGACTTTTTCCATTGGAACGTGGGCAATCGACAGCAGCAGCTCGATGATTTGTGCCTTGTGCGCAGTCGAAGGATCACCCGCCAGCAGCAGTTTCACGTTGTCATCATTGGCATTGCTGACGCGCTTGATGGTTTCGCTGATAAAGGTTTCGACATCGGCCGAGTGCTGGCGGATAGGTGCAAGCAAGGCTTCGGCGGCGATTTTTTCCGGGCCTTCCACGGCGATGCTGTCGCGGAACACCGGGCCTTTGACCTTGGTCTTGTCGCCCGAGTAGCGCTTGGTCAACACCAGGCGGTAGTACAGGGTTTGCTTGCCACTGACCCGGCGTGCCGACCAGGTGACCTTGCGGTTGCCGTCAACCCGGTTGACGCTCACCCCGTAGTTGTTGGAGATAAAGCTCTCGTTGAGGCTGACGTAGTCGCGGTTAAGCGGCGGCACGAACATCTGGATCTTGACCGGGTCTTTGGAGCTGGCGACGAACTCGACCTTGGCGTCGATATTCCACAAGTCGTCCGTGGCGTCTTCGGTCACAGGAATGCCGAGGACGAAAATCTGATAGGCCGTAATCGAAATGCCCAGCACCACAAGGATGGTGATCAAGATTTTCAGGTGAAGGGTAAGAGCGCGCATTTCAATTACTCTGCGGTTTGAGCGTTGGCGACGCAGGCAGGTTTGCCAGCAGCGTATTTAAGGCTTGGGTCGACCAGCGCATCAAAGCGTTTGAGCGCTTCGGAGCCAATCAACAGCGGGTATTGGAACGCACTTCTATCGGTCAAGTTCACTTCGATGGTGCGTAAAGCCTTGCCCATGCAGATTTCCAGGGAAATAACCGGGCGCGAGGTGTAGTTCTTGTCGGACTCAGGATCGTAATCACCCGAGCGTCGCTTGATCTTGCTGACACGGGCCAGCGGGCGTTCGATGGGGTGCGAGTGGGCATCATCGATGGCCAGGTAAAAGCGTACCCAGCTCTCGCCATCACGCTTGAAGCGCTTGATATCTCGGGCGCTGAGCGAGGCGGTCTTGGCGCCGGTGTCGAGTTTGGCCGCCACCTGCAGGTCGATACCTGCCAGTTCAGCGTATTCGTTGAGGCCGTACACGGTTTTTTCGCCAGCCAGGCTCAGGCCGGGTATGCACAGCAGGAAGGCGAGGATATAGAGGGGAAGCAATTTCATAAATCGAAGCACGTCTCTTGCAATCTTCAGTTCAAGGCGACTGGCAGGAGCGCAAGTTTCCTCGTGCGGCTGCCCTATGGATGAGGGCAGGGCGGATGCGGTCGGCATTCTAACATGATGGTTTTATGGCGCCAGCGCCGAGGCGCTTGCAAGCGGCGATCAACCCTGTCGATACAACCAAGGTCGTATTCTTGGATTGTCGACAATGTCGATTTATTCTTTGACTATCAGGGCTGAAATGGCTAATTTCAGCACTAATGATTTTCAAGGTGTCGACAATATGCTGCAAGCACTGGAGCCTGCCACGATCGCCCAGGACGACTCGGAAACCCTTTCCGAGAACGTTTTTCGGCGCATTCAGGCGGCTATTGTCAAAGGCGAAATCGCCCCGGGAAGCAAGATCTCCGAACCCGAACTGGCGCGCACCTACGGCATCAGCCGCGGGCCATTGCGCGAAGCCATCCATCGCCTTGAAGGCCAGCGTTTGTTGGTGCGCGTCCCCCATGTCGGGGCGCGGGTCGTGTCGCTGAGCCATGCCGAGCTGATCGAACTCTACGAAATTCGCGAGTCCCTGGAAGGCATGGCCTGCCGCCTGGCCGCCGAACGCATGAGTGACGAAGACATCGCCGAGCTACGCCAGGTGCTCGAAACCCATGAGCGCGATGAGGCGTTTCAGGCGGGCGTCGGTTACTACCAGCAAGAAGGCGACTTCGATTTTCATTACAAAATTATTCAGGGCAGTGGCAATCGCACCCTGACGCAAATGCTCTGTGGCGAGTTGTACCAGTTGGTGCGCATGTACCGCATCCAGTTTTCCGCCACGCCCAACCGTCCACATCAGGCGTTTGCCGAGCATCACCGGATTCTCGATGCCATTGCCGATCGCGACGGCGAACTGGCCGAATTGTTGATGCGCCGACATATCGGCGCATCTAAACGCAATATTGCCCGTCATTACCAAGACGGTGCCCAGCAGACAGCCACTCCACGAGGTGAGTCATGAGCAATAAGAACAGTCCAGGCCAGCGTTTCCGTGATGCAGTTGCAAGCGAACATCCTTTGCAAGTGGTGGGTGCGATCAACGCCAATCATGCGCTGCTGGCCAAGCGTGCGGGTTTCAAGGCCATCTATCTATCGGGTGGAGGCGTCGCAGCCGGGTCGCTGGGCGTACCTGATCTGGGTATTACGGGTCTGGACGATGTACTGACTGATGTACGACGCATTACCGATGTATGTGATCTGCCATTGCTGGTGGACGTGGATACCGGCTTCGGCTCTTCGTTTTTCAACGTGTCCCGCACGGTCAAGTCGATGATCAAGTTCGGCGCTGCGGCGATTCACATTGAAGACCAGGTAGGCGCCAAGCGTTGCGGTCATCGCCCGAACAAGGAAATCGTTTCGCTGCAGGAAATGGTCGACCGTATCAAGGCCGCCGTCGATGCGCGTACCGATGACAGCTTCGTGATCATGGCGCGAACCGATGCGCTGGCGGTGGAAGGGCTTGAGTCAGCCCTGGAACGTGCCGCGGCCTGTGTTGAAGCGGGTGCTGACATGGTGTTCCCGGAAGCCATTACCGAGCTTGAGATGTACAAACTGTTTGCCAACCGGGTCAAAGCCCCGATCCTGGCCAATATCACCGAATTCGGTGCCACGCCGCTGTACACCACCGAGCAACTGGCCGGTGCTGACGTATCGCTGGTGCTGTATCCGCTGTCGGCATTCCGGGCCATGAACAAGGCGGCCGAAAACGTCTACACCGCGATCCGCCGCGACGGCACCCAGCAAAACGTGATCGACACCATGCAAACCCGCATGGAACTTTACGATGCCATCAACTACCACGAGTTCGAGCAGAAACTCGATGCGTTGTTTGCCGCGAAGAAGTAACAGAACACTGTGACTCTGTGGGCGCGGGCTTGCTCGCGATAGGGTCACCGCAGTGATTCAGGCAAACCGTGTTGCCTGAATCGCGAGCAGGCTCGCTCCCACACAGGTATGTATTGAACCCAGTAGTTGCCGAATCCCTAACAAATTCAAGATTGGAGAAGCGCAATGGCCGAAGCAAAAGTATTGAGTGGTGCCGGACTACGCGGCCAGGTGGCCGGGCAAACGGCCCTGTCCACCGTAGGCCAGGAAGGCGCAGGCCTCACTTATCGTGGTTATGACGTACGTGAACTGGCGGCCGAAGCACGCTTTGAAGAAGTGGCTTACCTGCTGTTATATGGCGAACTGCCGACCAAGACCCAACTGGCTGCCTACACGGCCAAGCTGCAAAAGCTGCGCGATCTGCCCCAGGCATTGAAAGAAGTGCTGGAGCGCATTCCCGCCGACGCCCACCCGATGGACGTGATGCGCACCGGTTGCTCGTTCCTGGGCAATATCGAGCCGGAGAAAGACTTCGCCGAGCAACAAGACAAGACCGACCGCCTGCTGGCTGCCTTCCCGGCGATCATGTGCTACTGGTATCGCTTCAGCCATGACGGCAAGCGCATTCACTGCGTAACCGACGAGGAGTCGATCGGCGGCCACTTCCTGCACTTGCTGCACGACAAAAAACCGAGCGAGTTGCACGTCAAGGTGATGAACGTGTCACTGATCCTTTACGCCGAGCACGAGTTCAACGCTTCGACCTTTACTGCCCGTGTTTGTGCTTCGACCTTGTCCGACCTGTATTCATGCATCACTGCAGCGATCGGCTCGCTGCGCGGCCCGCTGCACGGCGGCGCCAACGAGGCGGCGATGGAAATGATCGAACGTTTCGGTTCAGCAGAAGAGGCGGTGCAAGGCACCCTCGGCATGCTGGCGCGCAAGGACAAGATCATGGGCTTCGGCCATGCGATCTATAAAGACAGCGACCCGCGTAACGAAGTGATCAAGGGCTGGTCGAAAAAACTTGCCGACGAAGTGGGCGACACCGTGTTGTTCCCGGTCTCCGAAGCGATCGACAAAACCATGTGGGAACAAAAGAAGCTGTTCCCCAACGCCGATTTCTACCATGCCTCGGCGTATCACTTCATGGGTATCCCGACCAAGCTGTTTACCCCGATCTTTGTCTGCTCACGCCTGACCGGCTGGGCGGCGCATGTGTTCGAGCAGCGTGCCAACAACCGCATCATCCGTCCGAGCGCCGAATACATCGGCGTAGAACAGCGCAAGTTCGTGCCAATCGAACGTCGCTGAGTGAGGCCACTGGCTCCCGCTGAAGGTGGGAGCCGGTTCCCTCTTTTGTAACTACCGTGATCGAGTCCTGCGCCAATGAATACTGAATTTCGCAAAACATTACCGGGCACCCGGCTGGATTATTTCGACACCCGTGCGGCCGTCGATGCGATCAAGCCCGGTGCGTACGACACATTGCCTTACACCTCCCGCGTACTGGCCGAAAATCTGGTACGCCGCTGTGATCCTGCCACCCTGAATGCATCGCTGAGCCAGTTGATCGATCGCAAGCGCGATCTCGACTTTCCGTGGTTCCCGGCGCGTGTGGTGTGCCACGACATTCTCGGCCAGACCGCGCTGGTCGACCTCGCCGGCCTGCGTGACGCCATCGCCCAGCAGGGTGGTGACCCGGCCCAGGTCAATCCGGTAGTGCCGACCCAACTGATCGTCGACCACTCGCTGGCGGTGGAATGCGGCGGCTACGACCCCGAGGCATTTGAAAAGAACCGCGCCATCGAGGACCGTCGCAACGAAGACCGCTTCCACTTTATCGAGTGGACCAAAAAAGCCTTTAAAAACGTTGATGTGATCCCGCCGGGCAACGGCATCATGCACCAGATCAACCTGGAGAAAATGTCTCCGGTGATCCAGGTGCGCGACGGTGTGGCCTTCCCGGATACCTGCGTAGGCACTGACAGCCACACCCCTCACGTGGATTCGCTGGGCGTGATCGCCATTGGTGTCGGTGGCCTTGAGGCCGAAAGCGTGATGCTTGGCCGTGCCTCGTGGATGCGCCTGCCGGAAATCGTCGGCGTCGAACTGACCGGCAAGCTGCAACCGGGCATTACTGCCACCGATATGGTGCTGGCGCTCACCGAGTTCCTGCGCAAGCAGAAAGTGGTCGGTGCCTGGCTGGAGTTCTTCGGTGAAGGTGCCGCAGCGCTGACCCTGGGCGACCGTGCCACCATTTCCAACATGGCTCCGGAATACGGCGCCACGGCTGCGATGTTTTACATCGACCAGCAAACCATCGACTACCTCAAGCTGACTGGTCGTGAAGATCAGCAAGTGCAACTGGTGGAGAACTACGCCAGGGTCAGCGGCCTGTGGGCCGACAGCCTGAAGGGTGCGCAGTACGAGCGCAGCCTGAGCTTTGACCTGTCGTCGGTAGTGCGCAACATGGCCGGACCGAGCAACCCCCACGCGCGCGTGGCCACCACTGACCTGGCGGCCAAAGGCATCGCCGGTCAATGGGACGAAGTGCCGGGGCAAATGCCCGACGGCGCGGTCATCATCGCGGCGATCACCAGCTGCACCAATACCAGCAACCCGCGCAACGTGATCGCTGCGGGCTTGATGGCGCGCAATGCCAACCAGCTTGGCCTGAGCCGCAAACCGTGGGTCAAAACCTCGCTGGCACCGGGCTCCAAAACCGTGGCCCTGTATCTGGACGAAGCCGGTTTGACCCATGAACTGGAAAAACTGGGGTTTGGCGTGGTGGCATTTGCCTGCACCACCTGCAACGGTATGTCCGGTGCCCTGGACCCGGCCATCCAGCAGGAAATCATCGACCGCGACCTGTACGCCACGGCTGTACTGTCGGGCAACCGCAACTTTGACGGGCGTATTCACCCTTACGCCAAACAGGCGTTTCTCGCCTCGCCGCCGCTGGTGGTGGCCTACGCGATTGCCGGCACTATCCGCTTCGATATCGAGAAAGATGTATTGGGCCTGGACGCCAATGGCAAGGAAATCCGCCTGAAAGACATCTGGCCGAGCGATGAAGAAATCGACGCCGTGGTCAAGGCCGCCGTGAAGCCGGAGCAGTTCCGCCAGGTGTATATCCCGATGTTCGCCATTCATGAAGACACCGGCCCGAAAGTCGAGCCGCTGTATGACTGGCGCCCGCAGAGCACGTACATCCGCCGTCCGCCGTACTGGGAAGGTGCGTTGGCCGGGGCTCGTCCGCTCAAGGGCATGCGCCCGCTGGCGGTACTGCCGGACAACATCACCACAGACCACTTGTCGCCCTCCAACGCCATCATGCTCGACAGCGCCGCAGGCGAATATCTGGCGAAAATGGGCTTGCCGGAAGTCGACTTCAACTCATACGCAACGCACCGCGGCGACCACCTGACGGCCCAGCGCGCGACCTTCGCCAACCCGAAACTGTTCAACGAAATGGTGATCGAGGACGGCAAGGTCAAACAGGGCTCCCTGACTCGCCTTGAGCCCGAAGGGCAGGTGATGCGCATGTGGGAAGCCATCGAAACCTACATGGAACGCAAGCAGCCGTTGATCATTATCGC
Proteins encoded in this window:
- a CDS encoding FecR family protein, with amino-acid sequence MPEQPDSIDEQAAEWILRLHEEGFSEGLRLEFERWKQQSPQHAAAARRMQDVINRLQALRQQSTPAKAALNAAFAGRKAVTRRKHALRALLIAGCLALPATLLVQNHYPEQWLADISTGPNDWKTQRLADNSSITLSGTSALNVHFDGQARRIELLQGEVLVDVAHDSARPFFVETAQGSMRALGTRFVVKRQGDTTVLSMLQSRVAAQSANEQQTLEVSAGSRALIRQGSVELAGSISPASIDRAWERHQLVVEDQPLPQVLDEISRHRRGHLQFDRNTLAGLRVSAVLPLDDTDRALQLIADTLPLQIKTYTPWLVVISQLHPPEK
- a CDS encoding sigma-70 family RNA polymerase sigma factor — its product is MSSGEPSYQSAITELYCEHHGWLFGWLRRKLGCAQNAADLAQDTFARILNARESVATLREPRAFLSTTARRLIIDQVRRKQIENAYLQELALTAEALEGYQSPEQILTTLEALEQIAFILEGMQDKARQAFVLYYLDGLTQCQIARQLGLSDRTVRKYLIQALLHCSHSLNT
- a CDS encoding phosphoadenylyl-sulfate reductase; the protein is MSHPFDVAELAATYASKSPQDILKLAFEHFGDELWISFSGAEDVVLVDMAWKLNKNVKVFSLDTGRLHPETYRFIEQVREHYKIQIELISPDQSKLEPFVKEKGLFSFYKDGHGECCGIRKIEPLRRKLSTVKAWATGQRRDQSPGTRSQVAALEIDGAFSTPERTLYKFNPLAQMTSEEVWGYIRMLELPYNSLHERGFISIGCEPCTRPVLPNQHEREGRWWWEEATQKECGLHAGNLIAKN
- the pabB gene encoding aminodeoxychorismate synthase component I is translated as MLTCSVHPLPYLANPADYFSAIRNAPGAVLLDSGRPTADRGRFDLMSAWPEAELTLQPDESGRDFLQRLREGLKQLGAASLPDEYELPFAGGLIGYLSYDFGRQLEQLPANARDDLHLPEAQLGLYAWALISDHYAATSQLVFHPNLETAERQRLIQLFSQPAPSHNKPFNLKQPMQPDISASQYQQALKQIHRYIQAGDCYQVNYTQRFSGQCEGDAWSAYGALRAACPTPFSGFMSLAGDNAILSLSPERFVRISQNQVETRPIKGTRPRGKDSREDAANAAELLASPKDRAENLMIVDLLRNDLGRTCRTGSVSVPQLFTLESYPNVHHLVSSVIGELADGKDALDLIGDSFPGGSITGAPKIRAMQIIDELEPTRRSIYCGSLLYLDVRGEMDSSIAIRSLLVKDGRISCWGGGGIVADSDWQDEYQESITKVKVLLDTLQTL
- a CDS encoding alpha-L-glutamate ligase-like protein, with translation MFGFWKTWKALEARGIMGINRRNADYVLKYNKRSLYPIVDDKIITKERAIKAGIHVPEMYGVISTEKEIEKLDDIIGDRNDFVIKPAQGAGGDGILVIADRFEDRFRTVSGKIISHEEIEHQISSILTGLYSLGGHRDRALIEYRVTPDQIFKSISYEGVPDIRIIVLMGYPVMAMLRLPTRQSGGKANLHQGAIGVGVDLATGLTLRGTWLNNIISKHPDTTNAVDGVQLPNWDGFMKLAAGCYELCGLGYIGVDMVLDQDKGPLILELNARPGLNIQIANDCGLTLRTHAVEAHLEELAAKGIKETPEERVRFAQELFGHIHPPE
- a CDS encoding inactive transglutaminase family protein, coding for MRALTLHLKILITILVVLGISITAYQIFVLGIPVTEDATDDLWNIDAKVEFVASSKDPVKIQMFVPPLNRDYVSLNESFISNNYGVSVNRVDGNRKVTWSARRVSGKQTLYYRLVLTKRYSGDKTKVKGPVFRDSIAVEGPEKIAAEALLAPIRQHSADVETFISETIKRVSNANDDNVKLLLAGDPSTAHKAQIIELLLSIAHVPMEKVHTIRLVADQPQTPELWLRSFNGNDWLYFNPETGEQGLPSDRLLWWIGDEPMVTVDGGKKANVTFSLNNSEMNAIRLAKLTDENTDANFLEYSLYGLPLQTQQTFMIMVMIPIGVLVILILRNLIGLQTLGTFTPVLIALAFRETQLGFGIILFTVITALGLTLRSYLEHLKLQMLPRLSVVLTFVVILIAAISLFSHKLGLERGLSVALFPMVILTMTIERLSITWEERGGGHAMKVAIGTLFAATLAYLVMSVPELVYFVFTFPAILLIMVGFMLAMGRYRGYRLTELVRFKAFLKADS
- a CDS encoding ATP-dependent zinc protease yields the protein MKLLPLYILAFLLCIPGLSLAGEKTVYGLNEYAELAGIDLQVAAKLDTGAKTASLSARDIKRFKRDGESWVRFYLAIDDAHSHPIERPLARVSKIKRRSGDYDPESDKNYTSRPVISLEICMGKALRTIEVNLTDRSAFQYPLLIGSEALKRFDALVDPSLKYAAGKPACVANAQTAE
- a CDS encoding GntR family transcriptional regulator — translated: MLQALEPATIAQDDSETLSENVFRRIQAAIVKGEIAPGSKISEPELARTYGISRGPLREAIHRLEGQRLLVRVPHVGARVVSLSHAELIELYEIRESLEGMACRLAAERMSDEDIAELRQVLETHERDEAFQAGVGYYQQEGDFDFHYKIIQGSGNRTLTQMLCGELYQLVRMYRIQFSATPNRPHQAFAEHHRILDAIADRDGELAELLMRRHIGASKRNIARHYQDGAQQTATPRGES
- the prpB gene encoding methylisocitrate lyase, with the protein product MSNKNSPGQRFRDAVASEHPLQVVGAINANHALLAKRAGFKAIYLSGGGVAAGSLGVPDLGITGLDDVLTDVRRITDVCDLPLLVDVDTGFGSSFFNVSRTVKSMIKFGAAAIHIEDQVGAKRCGHRPNKEIVSLQEMVDRIKAAVDARTDDSFVIMARTDALAVEGLESALERAAACVEAGADMVFPEAITELEMYKLFANRVKAPILANITEFGATPLYTTEQLAGADVSLVLYPLSAFRAMNKAAENVYTAIRRDGTQQNVIDTMQTRMELYDAINYHEFEQKLDALFAAKK